Sequence from the Arvicanthis niloticus isolate mArvNil1 unplaced genomic scaffold, mArvNil1.pat.X pat_scaffold_313_arrow_ctg1, whole genome shotgun sequence genome:
gatttttttcttgcaAAGGACTCTGATCAGGGCCTCTTTCATATCTCtgttcctcaggctgtagatGAAGGGATTCAGCATGGGAGTCACCACTGTGCACATCATAGCCATGACAGTCTCCTTCACAGTAGAGTTATTAGCTGATGGACATAAGTAGAGAGCAAAAATTGTCCCATAGAACAGTGAGACCACAGACAGGTGGGACCCACAGGTGGAGAAGATCTTGTGTAAAACATGAGCAGATGAAATCTTTAGAATGGAGCAGACAATTTGTATATAGGACACAACAATGAGTAAGAATGGAATGATGCTAACAAGCCCTCCCAAGATTAATatcattaattcattaatatgAATGTCAGAGCAGGCCAACTTGAGCAGGGCAGATATGTCACAGAAAAAGTGGTGGATCACGTTATCCTTACAGAAAGACAATCTAGCCAAGAGTAGAGTGTGAAACATAGAATACAACACAGTAAATACCCAGGACagcagcaccacacacacacagagcttggGGCTCATGATGCTCATGTAATGAAAGGGgaagc
This genomic interval carries:
- the LOC117701897 gene encoding olfactory receptor 1468-like is translated as MWGSFPGYWKQRMIMNNKTVISQFLLLGLPIPPEHQHLFYALFLAMYLTTVLGNLVIIILILLDSHLHTPMYLFLSNLSFSDLCFSSVTMPKLLQNMQSQDTSISYACCLTQMYFLLVFGDLESILLLVMAYDRYVAICFPFHYMSIMSPKLCVCVVLLSWVFTVLYSMFHTLLLARLSFCKDNVIHHFFCDISALLKLACSDIHINELMILILGGLVSIIPFLLIVVSYIQIVCSILKISSAHVLHKIFSTCGSHLSVVSLFYGTIFALYLCPSANNSTVKETVMAMMCTVVTPMLNPFIYSLRNRDMKEALIRVLCKKKISL